AAGAAGCCGGGCAGCGCATTGGCGTAGATCTGTGCGAACGCGTCGGACGCGACCCAGCTCAGGAAGGTCTTGGCGGCGGCCTGATTTTTGCTGGCCGCATTGATGCCCATTCCGATGTCGGGATGGTCGTCGATGACGCACTTATTCGTGCCGATGGTGTACGGGGCAAAGGCACCGAGATCGAGCGTGGGGTTCATCTGCCGGAAGGTGCCGATATCCCAGCTTCCCGCCGGGTAGATTGCGCCGCGCCCCTGGGCGAACATGTTCTGGGCGTCGGGGTAGGCGAGCGCCTGATAGCCGGGAGCCAGATACGGACGCCACTTCGCCAGCGAGTTGAAGGCGGTCAGGAAGCCGCCCTTGTTGTACTGGGCCTTTCCGGAGATCAGTCCTTTGCGCCCGGTTTCGCCGCTCCAGGCGGTCGGTCCGATGTTCTGGTAGCCCATGGTGGCCGATTCCCACTGATCTTTGGTGCCCATGACCAGCGGAACGTATTTGCCGCTCGCCTTGATCTTGTCGAGCGCCGCCAGGAAGGCCGCCTCGGTTTTCGGAACGCTGATACCAAGTTCGGCAAACGCTTTTTTGTCGTACAGGAAGCCGTGAATCACAGACGCCATCGGCACGCAGAAGGTGGTCTTGGAATCGTCGGTCGACCACGCGGCCTTGGCGACGGCGTCGAAGTTCTGGAGGCCGGGCAGCGTGTTCAGGCTGATGAGCTGCTTGGCTTTGTACAGTTCGAGGCTCTTGTCGAAGGGGCGGCAGGTAATCAGGTCGCCCGCTGTTCCGGCCTTGAGTTTGGCGTCCAGCACGGCATTGTACTCGGTGGGCGCACTGGGAGAGAACACGACGTGAATATCGGGATTCGCCTTCTCGAAGGCTGGAATGATGGTCTCCCGCCAGATCTTGATGTCATCGTTGCGCCAGCTCTCGATGGTCAGCGTCGTCTGGGCAGCGTGAGCCACTCCAGCACACAGGCACAGCAGCGATGCGCTCAACAGCATTCCTTTCATAAGCCCCCTTTTTCACTTCCCGATAGCCAATGGTTGATGGACTTTCCGAAAAATTCGCGACCGTTCCGAAATGCTGATGGGCGGAGCAGCGTCCTTGGGTGGGCAATCTGATGTGCGGTCGTCAGGCCGACAGTGCTGGTTTCGCAGGTCGTGAGGGTGGCCTGATCACCGTGCAGGAACTGGGACCATATCCAGGTGCCCAGGCGTCTGCTCGAACTGGTTGAAGAATCACGAAATCCGCAGGAGCACGAGAGGCGGAGAAACAGGAAGTGACGCTCACACTGTGAGAAGTCGCTGTCCGTACCACCATGTATACCTTTACGTACCTTTCTTTGTCAACTGAACTTCAATCTTCCGCCGATGGCACGCGGCGATCAGCCTCTACCTCAGGGACGAGCGACGCTTCCAGCGCCGTTCTGAGATGACCACCTGCCAGGTCGAGTTGTCTGCTGGCTTCCGAGAGGGTGCCGTGTTGCAGCAGGCAGAGCGCGAGTTTGATCGTTCCGGCTTCGGCCAGAGCGTGTTGCGCCGTCGTCAGGTCACAGCCGCTCGCTGCTGCCACGATCCGCTCTGAGCGCTGCCGCAGCTTGGCGTTGGTCGGCTCGACCTCGATCATCTGGTTGTGGTAGATGCGGCCCAGACGCACCATCAGCAGGGTCGAGAAGAGATTCAGTGCGATTTTCTGGGCAGTTCCGGCACTCAACCGGGTCGATCCGGCGATCACTTCAGCGCCGCTGTCGAGGAGAACGGGAATGTCGGCTTCGCGCATCAGCGCACTGCCTGGATTGTTGGCGAGCGCGATGGTGAGGGCTCCACGTTCGGCGGCCACCCGGTGAAATGCGAGCGTATACGGCGTCGATCCGCTGGCCGACACGCACACGAGCACATCTGCGCTGGTCAGGTTCAGTGCCTGCGCCTCCCTCGTTCCGGCAGCGGTATCGTCCTCCGCTTCCTCGTCGGACAGCAGATCGAAGGCTGCTCCAGCCACATAAAATGCCAGCCGCTCGCGAGGCCAGCCGAAGGTAGGGGCCAGTTCCAGTGCGTCGAGGGCTGCCAGACGCCCACTGCTGCCCGCGCCCACATAGATCAATCGGCCAGCGGTCTTCAGGCGCTGGGCCGCGAGAGTAACCGCCTGTTGCAGCTGCTCCTGCACCTGCGCGACAGCCGAAACGGCGGCGAACTGACGCTCCAGCATCACGTCCATGATGTTGGACAGAGGCCAGATATCGAGATTCCTGAAGCGTTCGTGCGAGCTTTCCGTGGTCATCGCCTGCCTCCTCTCCCTGCCTGTACTGTGGTTGTGTCAGAAGTATACCAATTTACTTTTGGTATCTTGTAGTATACGAAGACATGGCTGTCACCCCTTCAAATTCAACCGTTGCCCTGCGCCAACGTGTTCAAGAGGCCGCTGCTGCGCCGCTGTATGTACAGATCGCACGGACGCTCAGGGCAGCCATTCTGGAGGGCGAACTGTACCCGCTGGGGGTGCTCCCACCCGAACGCGAACTGGCCCACGACCTGGGCGTTGCCAGAACCACCGTTCGCCGGGCACTGCGGCAACTCGAAGAAGATGGCCTTCTCAAGAGGTACAAAGGCAGCGGCACCTACCTCGCCGCGCCCATCGAACAGCCGCTCAATACCCTCACCGGCTTTTCCCAGGATATGGCCCGTTACGGTCTGAAGGCCGGCGTCGTCTGGCTCGACAGAAAACGCAATCTTCCCACTTCGGAGGAAAGTTTTGCCCTCGGGCTGGCCCCCAACAGCGAAGTAACCCGCCTGAAACGTCTGAGAACAGCCAACGACGAACCGATTGCGCTGGAACTGGCGGTGTTGCCCGCTACGATACTGCCCGATCCGTTCGCAGTGGGCCACTCGCTCTACGACCATCTGGCGGGCATCGGCGTCTATCCGGACCGTGCTTTACAGCGGTTTAAGGCAGGCGCGGCCACGACAGCCGAAGCCGAACTGCTGCATGTAGAGGTTGGAAGCCCGGTTCTTTATATCCAGCGGCTCGTCTTTACAGATACAGCGCCCATTGAATTCACCAAGAGTACGTACAGGGGCGACCGCTACGAATTTACTGTAGAGATGAAGACCTGATTGCCATGGCAGGTCTGGAAATGTCGGGAGAGAAGCTAATAGCGTTTCTAGCCTTTTCAGAAGTGTGTCTGTGCGAAGGGCAGGACTGAAGCCCAGTCACTGACATTTTCAGTTCAGGCTGTCTCAGACGATGAATGCCGGTCATTTCTCGTTGCTTTTTGACACAAAATAGGACAGGCGGTTTTGAAGGTGTGAATTCATCAAAACCCGCCTGTCCTGGTACAGCGAATTGTTTTAAAGCTCAGGTGTCGTTCTGACCTCTCTTCCGGCGGATATCACTGTATCTGGGGCTGTCTGTGATGCGTACAAACAGGTTTGAAGCCAGGAAACGACGTGGTCAACGTAGTCTCCGCAACGGGCAGCGAACATCGGGCAGATGTCTGCTTTAGTCTGAGGGTCGCTTGGAGGGTTGGGGCAACAGCAAAAAACGCGTCGATCCGCCATGTTCAGGTGCTGGATCGACTGCATTTCATCAAGTTTTTGGCGGGTGATCTGTCAGCAGGCCCTTCAGCGCCATGCGAAGGGCCTGCTTCACGCTTTTTGCTCAGCCCTTGGCGAGCTTGACGGGTGCACAGATCGGCACCACCGATGGGTCGCTGGCGTAATGGACGTTGATGTACGCGCCCTTGTCGCCCTCGATTTTGGCCATCTCGGTCTTGACCGTCACGCTGGCACTGCCACTGGCGTCGGCGACGAAGTTGGGAAAGCCCACCGTGACTGGCCCGTTCGAGGCGCACGGGTCGGTGCTGGAGTCCGGCCCGAAGGCGTGGTAGTGGGCGATATATGCCTTGCCGGGGGTCAGGCCCGACACGCTGAGCACGGTGGTCACCATGCCGCCCGACACCGAGGCCACCGCATTGCCCCCCGCAGAGGGATCGGCCTGATTGGGGTTGTGCTTGAACAGATAGGTGGTCGGCAGGCCAAACAGGGCGCAGGAGCCGAGCAGCAGGGGGCCGACGAGGCCCAGTACGATCTTGTGTCCCCTCATGATGTCCTCCGTAATGCTGTGAATGCTGTGCCGACGCCGCCTCAGCGGTTGGTCACTGTGATTGTGGCGCTTAGGCCCTCCTGCTATGAGCAGGAATTGATAAAGGTTCCAGGGTGGTTTGAAGGTAGAACGGTCACTCTTGAGGGGCGAAGGTCGGTCGCATGGGAGCCCGAGGATGTCTCTATGTCTGCCGACTGACCGCCGCGCCTTGTTGCCGCGCTGTTTGCTTTCCCTTTGATTCTTATGCGCCCAAACGTCTGACGCAGCGCGACACAACGCCTTTGGTGGCGCAGCCTGCTGTTGCACCGCAAAACTTCCCGCCGGATTTCCACGCTGTGGGCTTGCAAACCCAGACATCGCGGCAGGTGAGGTTCCGGGTGGCAGACATCAAGCAGCATGGAAATTCCAGAGTCTTCAAGAATTCCGCACTTCAGGCTGGGCGTGTCAAAACGGTGGAAGAGGCCCCCTGCTATATGATACCTGCATAAATTCGTCACGACTTGCTTCGCTGGAGCAAGCGGATCGGCATACTGTCAAACCGGGATACCCCTTGGGCTATTTATTCCCAAATTACGCAGGTATCAATAACTTTGACAACGTCCTACGCGTGTAGGCTAAAGGCGCAGTACGCTAGGTCGCATGAGTCTGTACACACCGGATGTGGTCACTTTGTGGGCGATTCAAAGTGAAATCTTCGAAGGTGTGCAGGGCCTCTTCGAATTCCCCTCCACAGAGGATGACGAGCCTCAGGCATCACCTTTTGCTCGGGCGTATCGTCTGGGATGGTTTGATACAGACTTTGCGGAGTTACACTCCGGGGCGAGCGCTGCTGAACTGCTTAGTGCCGCTGCGCAGCAGTGCCGGACACTGGATGAACAAGCCGTAGGTCGGCTGCCAGCAGGCGACTGGAACGGCCTCTACCTTGTGTACCGTGGCGCTGGTGACCAATGGTCGGCACCCGAGACTCGACCGCCCATGCCACATGGGGTGGTCGATGTTGACGGAGTGAAATTTCAACTCGTGGACTCCTTTCATGTCTTGATCCGCCCGTAACGACAGGATTCCCTACATCAGCATCGACTATCCAAGAACTCGCTCTAGGACAGCGTTTAAGAGT
The genomic region above belongs to Deinococcus sp. KNUC1210 and contains:
- a CDS encoding N-acetylmuramic acid 6-phosphate etherase; translation: MTTESSHERFRNLDIWPLSNIMDVMLERQFAAVSAVAQVQEQLQQAVTLAAQRLKTAGRLIYVGAGSSGRLAALDALELAPTFGWPRERLAFYVAGAAFDLLSDEEAEDDTAAGTREAQALNLTSADVLVCVSASGSTPYTLAFHRVAAERGALTIALANNPGSALMREADIPVLLDSGAEVIAGSTRLSAGTAQKIALNLFSTLLMVRLGRIYHNQMIEVEPTNAKLRQRSERIVAAASGCDLTTAQHALAEAGTIKLALCLLQHGTLSEASRQLDLAGGHLRTALEASLVPEVEADRRVPSAED
- a CDS encoding GntR family transcriptional regulator, which codes for MAVTPSNSTVALRQRVQEAAAAPLYVQIARTLRAAILEGELYPLGVLPPERELAHDLGVARTTVRRALRQLEEDGLLKRYKGSGTYLAAPIEQPLNTLTGFSQDMARYGLKAGVVWLDRKRNLPTSEESFALGLAPNSEVTRLKRLRTANDEPIALELAVLPATILPDPFAVGHSLYDHLAGIGVYPDRALQRFKAGAATTAEAELLHVEVGSPVLYIQRLVFTDTAPIEFTKSTYRGDRYEFTVEMKT
- a CDS encoding CHRD domain-containing protein produces the protein MRGHKIVLGLVGPLLLGSCALFGLPTTYLFKHNPNQADPSAGGNAVASVSGGMVTTVLSVSGLTPGKAYIAHYHAFGPDSSTDPCASNGPVTVGFPNFVADASGSASVTVKTEMAKIEGDKGAYINVHYASDPSVVPICAPVKLAKG
- a CDS encoding immunity 22 family protein; translated protein: MSLYTPDVVTLWAIQSEIFEGVQGLFEFPSTEDDEPQASPFARAYRLGWFDTDFAELHSGASAAELLSAAAQQCRTLDEQAVGRLPAGDWNGLYLVYRGAGDQWSAPETRPPMPHGVVDVDGVKFQLVDSFHVLIRP